In Thauera sp. JM12B12, one DNA window encodes the following:
- a CDS encoding ABC transporter permease, with the protein MSPVLGLSLRSIANRRLSVALTVIAVALAVALLTGVERVRTDARAGFAQTISGTDLVVGARSGPVQLLLYSVFHLGNATNNVSWASIEHMATLPQVKWLVPIALGDSHRGHRVIGTRAAFFEHYRHGEGRALVFAQGRSFADAPEQVAGLFEVVIGAEVAVRHGYRIGQQIVLSHGSLGGEGGPRFADHADKPFTIVGILARSGTPVDRALLVSLEAIEAIHVDWHGGAPIPGVKIAPEHVRKFDLQPKSATAALVGLDSRTAVFRVQRQINTYPGEALTAILPGATLQELWGLVGVAEKALLAVSALVVAVGLAGMVAMVVASLGERRRELAILRALGASPGQVFALLAVESALLALAGIALGLALLYGAGALVSPWLAAEHGLQLSLGWPRAGEWRLLGAVLAASLIASLVPALRAYRYSLADGMSVRV; encoded by the coding sequence ATGAGCCCGGTGCTCGGACTTTCGCTGCGCAGCATCGCCAACCGGCGCCTGTCGGTGGCGCTCACCGTGATCGCGGTGGCGCTGGCGGTCGCGCTGCTGACCGGGGTCGAGCGCGTGCGCACGGATGCGCGCGCCGGATTCGCCCAGACGATCTCCGGCACCGACCTGGTCGTTGGCGCGCGCAGCGGACCGGTTCAGCTGCTGCTGTATTCGGTGTTCCACCTCGGCAATGCGACCAACAACGTGTCGTGGGCGAGCATCGAGCACATGGCAACGCTGCCGCAGGTCAAGTGGCTGGTGCCGATTGCGCTCGGTGACTCGCACCGCGGCCACCGCGTGATCGGCACGCGCGCTGCGTTCTTCGAGCACTATCGACATGGCGAGGGACGCGCGCTGGTGTTTGCCCAGGGGCGCTCCTTCGCCGATGCGCCGGAGCAGGTCGCGGGCCTGTTCGAGGTCGTGATCGGTGCCGAGGTCGCTGTGCGCCACGGTTATCGGATCGGCCAGCAGATCGTGCTCAGCCACGGCAGCCTGGGGGGCGAGGGCGGTCCGCGCTTCGCCGACCATGCCGACAAGCCCTTCACCATCGTCGGCATCCTCGCCCGCAGCGGCACCCCGGTGGACCGCGCCTTGCTCGTGAGCCTGGAGGCGATCGAGGCGATCCATGTCGACTGGCATGGCGGCGCGCCCATCCCCGGGGTGAAGATCGCGCCCGAGCATGTGCGCAAGTTCGACCTGCAGCCGAAGTCGGCGACCGCCGCGCTGGTCGGCCTCGACAGCCGCACCGCGGTGTTCCGCGTGCAGCGCCAGATCAACACCTACCCGGGCGAGGCGCTGACCGCGATCCTGCCCGGCGCCACCCTGCAGGAGCTGTGGGGCCTGGTCGGCGTCGCCGAGAAGGCGCTGCTTGCAGTGTCCGCGCTGGTGGTGGCGGTGGGCCTGGCGGGCATGGTGGCGATGGTGGTGGCGAGCCTCGGCGAGCGCCGGCGCGAGCTGGCCATCCTGCGCGCGCTCGGCGCCAGCCCAGGGCAGGTTTTCGCGCTGCTCGCGGTGGAGAGCGCGCTGCTGGCGCTCGCCGGGATCGCGCTCGGGCTGGCGCTGCTGTATGGTGCCGGCGCTCTCGTCTCGCCCTGGCTGGCGGCCGAGCACGGATTGCAGCTGAGCCTGGGCTGGCCGCGCGCCGGCGAGTGGCGCCTGCTCGGCGCGGTGCTGGCGGCGAGCCTGATCGCCAGCCTGGTGCCGGCGCTGCGCGCCTATCGCTACTCGCTGGCGGACGGCATGAGCGTTCGCGTGTGA
- a CDS encoding HlyD family type I secretion periplasmic adaptor subunit: MLPRMQQALFAKGGAVTQDGKASAGGSMLDLVLDRAARSDRPDAGDWVGEADWARLQQEPLRARGLLWGTGFVVALLLLWAAFAELDEVTRGEARVIPSSQLQVVQSVDGGVVESLAVREGQTVDAGELLLRIDPTRFVSNLLESRATAQALQAKAARLEALGRGGPFSVPEELEREIPEIVAHERRLYETSREGIEAQIAIARQQLNQRQQELNEARARRDQAARSLELAERELSVTRPLVKSGAVSDVDILRLERDVSRMRGERDQAAAQISRVQAAITEAEGKIQEVELAVRNQWRAELSETMSKLGSLSEGARGLEDRVKHAEIRSPVRGTVKRLLVNTVGGVVQPGKEVVEIVPLDDALILEARVKPKDIAFLRPQQPAVVKFSAYDFAIYGGLEAVVEHISADTVADDKGNAFYIVRVRTLERQLGEGLPIIPGMVADVDILTGKKTVLAYLAKPVLRAKANALTER; the protein is encoded by the coding sequence ATGTTGCCCAGGATGCAGCAGGCACTGTTCGCCAAGGGTGGCGCGGTGACGCAGGACGGCAAGGCTTCGGCGGGCGGTTCGATGCTCGACCTCGTGCTCGATCGCGCCGCGCGCAGCGACCGGCCGGACGCGGGCGACTGGGTCGGCGAGGCGGATTGGGCCCGCCTGCAGCAGGAACCCCTGCGCGCGCGCGGCCTGTTGTGGGGAACCGGGTTCGTGGTTGCCCTGTTGCTGTTGTGGGCCGCCTTTGCCGAACTCGACGAAGTCACCCGTGGCGAGGCGCGGGTGATTCCGAGTTCACAGCTGCAGGTGGTGCAGTCGGTCGATGGCGGCGTGGTCGAGTCGCTCGCGGTGCGCGAGGGCCAGACGGTTGACGCCGGAGAGCTGCTGCTGCGCATCGACCCCACGCGCTTCGTCTCCAACCTGCTCGAGAGCCGGGCGACCGCGCAGGCGCTGCAGGCCAAGGCTGCACGGCTGGAGGCGCTCGGGCGCGGCGGGCCGTTCTCGGTGCCGGAGGAGCTCGAGCGCGAGATTCCGGAGATCGTCGCCCATGAGCGCAGGCTCTACGAGACCAGCCGCGAGGGCATCGAGGCCCAGATCGCCATCGCCCGCCAGCAGCTGAACCAGCGCCAGCAGGAGTTGAACGAGGCGCGTGCGCGCCGCGACCAGGCCGCGCGCAGCCTGGAGCTGGCCGAACGCGAGTTGAGCGTGACGCGGCCGCTGGTCAAGTCGGGCGCGGTGTCCGACGTAGACATCCTGCGCCTGGAGCGCGACGTCTCCCGCATGCGCGGCGAGCGCGACCAGGCCGCGGCGCAGATCTCGCGCGTACAGGCGGCGATCACCGAGGCCGAGGGCAAGATCCAGGAGGTCGAGCTCGCCGTGCGCAACCAGTGGCGGGCCGAGCTTTCGGAGACCATGAGCAAGCTCGGCAGCCTGTCGGAGGGGGCGCGCGGACTGGAGGATCGCGTGAAGCATGCGGAGATCCGCTCGCCGGTGCGCGGCACGGTCAAGCGTCTGCTGGTCAACACCGTCGGTGGCGTGGTGCAGCCGGGTAAGGAGGTGGTCGAGATCGTGCCGCTGGACGACGCGCTGATCCTCGAGGCGCGCGTCAAGCCCAAGGACATCGCCTTCCTGCGCCCGCAGCAGCCGGCGGTGGTGAAGTTCTCCGCCTACGACTTCGCGATCTACGGTGGCCTCGAGGCGGTTGTCGAGCACATCTCGGCGGATACCGTCGCCGATGACAAAGGCAATGCCTTCTACATCGTGCGTGTGCGTACGCTGGAGCGCCAGCTTGGGGAGGGGCTGCCGATCATTCCGGGCATGGTGGCCGACGTGGACATCCTCACCGGCAAGAAGACCGTGCTCGCCTATCTCGCCAAGCCGGTGCTGCGCGCCAAGGCGAACGCGCTGACGGAGCGTTGA
- a CDS encoding zinc ABC transporter substrate-binding protein — translation MTKSSLPCRLAARLRPLAAVLLLAGGGAHAQTLEVAASFSVLGDLVSEVGGERVKVRTLVGPDADAHAFQPRPSDAREIGAAAVVVVNGLGFDDWMLRLARAGGFKGTVVVASDGVPTLTMRADDDHGHHHAHTHETGNKRGEAADPHAWQDVGNVRRYVANIATALAAADPAGASAYRDNAARYDAELQALDDEIRSTFAALPAERRKVVSSHDAFAYFGRAYGIDFLAPVGVSNNAEPTAKGVARLIRQLKSEKVPAVFIENVADPRLIERIRSESGAAVGGTLYSDALSTADGPAPSYVKMMRANLGVIRDALGATGAAD, via the coding sequence ATGACCAAGTCCAGCCTTCCCTGCCGCCTCGCCGCCCGCCTGCGCCCGCTCGCCGCCGTCCTCCTGCTCGCAGGCGGCGGTGCCCACGCCCAGACCCTCGAGGTCGCCGCCAGCTTCAGCGTGCTGGGCGACCTGGTCAGCGAGGTCGGCGGCGAACGGGTGAAGGTGCGTACCCTGGTCGGCCCCGACGCCGACGCCCATGCCTTCCAGCCACGCCCCTCGGATGCGCGCGAGATCGGCGCGGCCGCAGTGGTCGTGGTCAACGGCCTCGGCTTCGACGACTGGATGCTGCGTCTGGCGCGCGCGGGCGGCTTCAAGGGCACGGTGGTGGTGGCGAGCGACGGCGTCCCCACGCTGACGATGCGCGCGGACGACGATCACGGCCACCATCACGCTCACACCCACGAGACCGGAAACAAACGCGGCGAAGCAGCCGATCCGCACGCCTGGCAGGACGTCGGCAACGTCCGCCGCTATGTTGCGAACATCGCCACCGCGCTCGCCGCGGCCGACCCCGCGGGTGCGTCCGCCTACCGCGACAACGCCGCGCGCTACGACGCCGAACTGCAGGCCCTCGACGACGAGATCCGCAGCACCTTCGCCGCCCTGCCGGCCGAGCGTCGCAAGGTCGTCAGCTCGCACGACGCCTTCGCCTACTTCGGCCGCGCCTACGGCATCGACTTCCTGGCCCCGGTCGGCGTCTCCAACAACGCCGAGCCGACCGCCAAGGGCGTCGCCCGCCTCATCCGCCAGCTGAAATCGGAGAAGGTGCCGGCAGTCTTCATCGAGAACGTCGCCGATCCGCGTCTGATCGAGCGCATCCGCAGCGAGAGCGGCGCCGCCGTCGGCGGCACGCTGTATTCGGATGCGCTGTCCACGGCGGACGGTCCGGCGCCCAGCTACGTGAAGATGATGCGCGCCAACCTCGGCGTCATCCGCGACGCGCTCGGCGCAACGGGCGCTGCAGACTGA
- a CDS encoding Fur family transcriptional regulator encodes MPDASAYPHPAARELIAAHGGRVTRTRVAVIEALQAAAHPLSHDELGAALGADGIAHDRVTLYRALDWLVEQGIARRIAGGERAWRFEIHRGGDHRHAHFHCDQCGQILCLEDVPATASPALPAGFEVDRAELVLHGACPECGRAGTKARLP; translated from the coding sequence ATGCCCGACGCCAGCGCTTACCCCCACCCTGCCGCCCGCGAGCTCATCGCCGCCCATGGCGGCCGCGTCACGCGCACGCGGGTCGCCGTAATCGAGGCGCTCCAGGCTGCGGCCCACCCGCTTTCGCACGACGAACTCGGCGCGGCCCTCGGCGCCGATGGCATCGCCCACGATCGCGTCACGCTCTACCGCGCGCTCGACTGGCTGGTGGAACAGGGCATCGCACGCCGGATTGCCGGCGGCGAGCGCGCATGGCGCTTCGAGATCCACCGCGGCGGCGACCACCGCCACGCCCACTTCCACTGTGACCAGTGCGGCCAGATCCTGTGCCTGGAAGACGTCCCCGCAACCGCCAGCCCGGCGCTGCCGGCCGGCTTCGAGGTCGATCGCGCAGAACTCGTCCTCCACGGCGCCTGCCCCGAATGCGGACGCGCCGGCACGAAGGCACGCCTGCCATGA
- a CDS encoding metal ABC transporter permease — protein MIDFFISPFTEFAFMRRALAGCLALALGATPVGVFLLLRRMSLMGDAMSHAILPGAALGYLAFGLSLGAMTVGGIIAGLVVVFAAGLVTRASVLKEDASLAAFYLLSLAAGVMIVSLRGQNLDLLHVLFGSVLGLDDPSLLLIAAIASVTLVSLAVLFRPLVMECFDPAFLRGVSGWSPVAHYGFLMLVVINLVSGFHALGTLMAVGIMILPSAAARLWAKGLPMLLLLAVLFALSSGVAGLLLSFHADVPAGPAIVLMCGLVYFVSLLAAPGGLLAGRLPVRHHLES, from the coding sequence GTGATCGACTTCTTCATCTCCCCCTTCACCGAGTTCGCCTTCATGCGCCGCGCGCTCGCCGGCTGCCTCGCCCTGGCGCTCGGCGCCACCCCGGTCGGGGTGTTCCTGCTGCTGCGCCGCATGAGTTTGATGGGCGACGCCATGAGCCACGCCATCCTGCCCGGCGCGGCGCTCGGCTACCTCGCCTTCGGCCTGTCGCTCGGCGCGATGACCGTGGGCGGGATCATCGCCGGCCTGGTGGTGGTGTTCGCCGCCGGCCTGGTGACGCGCGCCTCGGTGCTCAAGGAGGATGCAAGCCTGGCCGCCTTCTATCTGCTGTCGCTCGCTGCAGGGGTGATGATCGTGTCGCTGCGCGGGCAGAACCTCGATCTGCTGCACGTGCTTTTCGGCTCGGTGCTCGGCCTCGACGACCCCTCGCTGCTGCTGATCGCGGCCATCGCGAGCGTGACCCTGGTGAGCCTTGCCGTGCTCTTCCGCCCGCTGGTGATGGAGTGCTTCGACCCCGCCTTCCTGCGCGGAGTGAGCGGCTGGTCGCCGGTCGCGCATTACGGCTTCCTGATGCTGGTGGTGATCAACCTGGTGAGCGGCTTCCATGCGCTCGGCACGCTGATGGCAGTGGGCATCATGATCCTGCCCTCGGCGGCCGCGCGCCTGTGGGCGAAGGGTCTGCCGATGCTGCTGCTGCTCGCCGTGCTGTTCGCCCTCTCCAGCGGCGTCGCCGGACTGCTGCTGTCCTTCCATGCCGACGTGCCCGCCGGCCCGGCGATCGTGCTGATGTGCGGACTGGTGTACTTCGTGTCGCTGCTCGCCGCACCCGGCGGGCTGCTCGCCGGTCGCCTGCCGGTGCGCCATCACCTCGAATCCTGA
- a CDS encoding ABC transporter ATP-binding protein gives MDTAVLPMIRLDNLTLGYDRHPAVHHLSADIPAGALVAVVGPNGAGKSTLLKGLAGELRPIGGRILLPGLPPGGLAYLPQRGEIDHSFPVSVFDVVAMGLWREIGAFGGLSRAQRKRVRGALEAVGLAGFESRPIGSLSGGQLQRARFARLMLQDAPLILLDEPFAAIDSRTVDDLVGLILGWHAEGRTILTVAHDLEQVRRHFPTALLLSREPVAFGPTAEVLTPALLARARRLSEAFDERAPECHIELPPGLPTPAIHPRHTP, from the coding sequence ATGGACACCGCCGTGCTGCCGATGATCCGCCTCGACAACCTCACCCTCGGCTACGACCGCCACCCGGCGGTACACCACCTCAGTGCCGACATCCCCGCCGGCGCGCTGGTCGCGGTCGTGGGGCCGAACGGCGCGGGCAAGTCCACGCTGCTGAAGGGCCTGGCCGGCGAGTTGCGTCCGATCGGCGGCCGCATCCTGCTGCCCGGATTGCCGCCCGGCGGGCTGGCCTACCTGCCGCAGCGCGGCGAGATCGACCACAGCTTCCCGGTCTCGGTGTTCGACGTGGTGGCGATGGGCCTTTGGCGCGAGATCGGCGCCTTCGGCGGACTGTCGCGCGCTCAGCGCAAGCGCGTGCGGGGTGCGCTGGAGGCGGTCGGGCTGGCCGGCTTCGAGTCGCGCCCGATCGGCTCGCTGTCGGGCGGGCAGCTGCAACGCGCGCGCTTTGCCCGCCTGATGCTGCAGGACGCGCCGCTGATCCTGCTCGACGAGCCCTTCGCCGCCATCGACAGCCGCACGGTGGACGACCTCGTCGGGCTGATCCTCGGCTGGCACGCCGAAGGCCGCACCATCCTCACCGTGGCGCACGACCTCGAACAGGTGCGCCGCCACTTCCCCACCGCGCTGCTGCTGTCGCGCGAGCCGGTCGCCTTCGGCCCCACCGCCGAGGTGCTGACGCCCGCACTGCTCGCGCGCGCGCGCCGCCTGTCGGAGGCCTTCGACGAGCGCGCGCCCGAGTGCCACATCGAGCTCCCGCCCGGGCTTCCCACGCCCGCCATCCACCCGCGGCACACCCCGTGA
- a CDS encoding sulfite exporter TauE/SafE family protein, translated as MDVDIWWLAYPVLGAAVGFFAGLLGVGGGGIMVPMLTTFFLAQGFPQSQVVHLALGTSMAAIVLTSVSSLRAHHARGAVRWDVVRAITPGILLGTFGATFIASRVDTVPLAIFFAVFMAYVSIQMLLNIKPKPSRELPGTLGMSVAGLGIGGVSALVAIGGGSLSVPFMTWCNVKLQNAIGTSAAIGLPIALAGTVGYLVNGWGAPDMPALTLGYVYLPALVLVSLVSTFFAPIGASLAHRLPVATLKKVFAGLLMVLCAKMLHSIFA; from the coding sequence ATGGATGTCGATATCTGGTGGCTCGCCTACCCCGTGCTCGGGGCCGCGGTGGGCTTTTTCGCCGGTCTGCTCGGCGTGGGCGGCGGCGGCATCATGGTGCCGATGCTGACGACCTTCTTCCTTGCCCAGGGCTTCCCGCAGTCGCAGGTGGTGCATCTCGCGCTCGGGACCTCGATGGCGGCGATCGTGCTGACCTCGGTTTCCAGCCTGCGCGCCCACCACGCCAGAGGCGCGGTGCGCTGGGACGTGGTGCGCGCGATCACGCCGGGCATCCTGCTCGGCACCTTCGGCGCCACCTTCATCGCCTCGCGGGTGGATACGGTGCCGCTGGCGATCTTCTTCGCGGTGTTCATGGCCTACGTGTCGATCCAGATGCTGCTCAACATCAAGCCCAAGCCCTCGCGCGAGCTGCCCGGAACGCTCGGCATGAGCGTGGCCGGTCTCGGTATCGGTGGCGTTTCGGCGCTGGTGGCGATCGGCGGCGGCTCGCTGTCGGTGCCGTTCATGACCTGGTGCAACGTCAAGCTGCAGAACGCGATCGGCACCTCGGCGGCGATCGGCCTGCCGATCGCGCTCGCCGGTACGGTGGGCTATCTCGTCAACGGCTGGGGGGCGCCCGACATGCCGGCGCTCACCCTCGGCTACGTCTATCTGCCGGCGCTCGTGCTGGTGTCGCTGGTCAGCACGTTCTTCGCGCCGATCGGTGCGAGTCTCGCCCACCGCCTGCCGGTGGCGACACTGAAGAAGGTGTTCGCCGGTCTGCTGATGGTGCTGTGCGCAAAGATGCTGCACAGCATCTTTGCCTGA
- a CDS encoding type I secretion system permease/ATPase: MHGVSVTPDAILAGLPLEGARLTPALFERAAQRAGLTSRIVRQPLGHLEPALLPAVLLLHGEQACVLLSCDAEGSCQVVFPELGESAVTLARDELRARYAGFTLYARPRHRFDARTPEVRTNRSGHWFWSVMAENRRLYRDVLAAALIINLFALALPLFSMNVYDRVVPNNAVETLWALAVGVLVVVCADLALRTLRGYFVDLAGSRADVKLSAAIMEKVLGLRMEVRPDSVGSFASNLRAFEAVRDFISSATVTAFIDVPFALLFLLVIGWIAWPMVIPFVVGIALLLLYSLTVQRRMHALAETTYRASAQRNATLVEGLVGLETVKALGAESILQGRWEKSAALVASVGTRLRLLAATSSNGALWVQQMVSLATIVIGVYLIQDGLLTMGGLIACYLLSSRAMAPIGQVAGLLVQYHSASTAFESLEELMKRPVERPQDKRFVSRPRLAGDIEFRNVSFAYGEDEVPVLRDVSFSIRAGERVGVLGRVGSGKTTLEKLILGLYQPTGGAVLVDGIDLRQLDPAELRRNIGYVPQDVTLFYGSLRDNIVMGMPQADDDKVVQAARIAGIAEFVDAHPHGYAMLVGERGESLSGGQRQAVAIARAMISDPPILLLDEPTASMDHASEEAVKQQLRRHAAGKTVIVITHRTSLLDLVDRIIVVDAGRIVADGPKAQVVEALRQGRIGRAA; the protein is encoded by the coding sequence ATGCACGGCGTTTCGGTCACGCCCGATGCAATCCTGGCCGGGCTTCCACTGGAGGGGGCGCGGCTGACGCCCGCGCTCTTCGAGCGCGCCGCCCAGCGCGCCGGCCTGACCAGCCGCATCGTCCGCCAGCCTCTCGGCCATCTCGAGCCGGCCCTGCTGCCGGCCGTCCTGCTGCTCCATGGCGAGCAGGCCTGCGTGCTCTTGTCCTGCGACGCCGAGGGCAGCTGCCAGGTCGTGTTTCCCGAGCTCGGCGAGTCTGCGGTCACGCTGGCGCGCGACGAGCTGCGCGCGCGCTACGCCGGCTTCACGCTCTACGCCCGGCCGCGCCATCGCTTCGACGCGCGCACGCCCGAGGTCCGGACGAATCGCTCCGGGCACTGGTTCTGGAGCGTCATGGCCGAGAACCGCCGCCTGTATCGCGACGTGCTCGCCGCGGCGCTCATCATCAACCTGTTCGCCCTCGCGCTGCCGCTGTTCTCGATGAACGTCTATGACCGCGTGGTGCCGAACAACGCGGTCGAGACGCTGTGGGCGCTCGCAGTCGGCGTGCTCGTGGTGGTCTGTGCCGATCTCGCGCTGCGCACCCTGCGCGGCTACTTCGTGGACCTGGCGGGCAGCCGGGCGGACGTCAAGCTGTCGGCGGCGATCATGGAGAAGGTGCTCGGCCTGCGCATGGAAGTGCGTCCCGACTCGGTGGGCTCCTTCGCCTCCAATCTGCGCGCCTTCGAGGCCGTGCGCGATTTCATCAGCTCGGCAACCGTCACGGCCTTCATCGACGTTCCGTTCGCGCTGCTCTTCCTCCTCGTCATCGGCTGGATCGCGTGGCCGATGGTGATCCCCTTCGTGGTCGGCATCGCGCTGCTGTTGCTGTATTCGCTGACCGTCCAGCGCCGCATGCACGCACTCGCCGAAACCACCTACCGCGCGAGCGCACAGCGCAACGCGACCCTGGTCGAGGGGCTGGTGGGCCTGGAGACGGTCAAGGCGCTCGGCGCGGAGTCGATCCTGCAGGGCAGGTGGGAGAAGAGCGCCGCGCTGGTGGCAAGCGTCGGCACCCGTCTGCGGCTGCTGGCCGCGACCTCGTCGAACGGTGCGCTGTGGGTGCAGCAGATGGTCAGTCTGGCGACCATCGTCATCGGCGTCTATCTCATCCAGGACGGGCTGCTGACCATGGGCGGGCTGATCGCCTGCTACCTGCTGTCGTCGCGCGCGATGGCGCCGATCGGCCAGGTCGCGGGCCTGCTCGTGCAGTACCACTCGGCGTCCACCGCCTTCGAGTCGCTCGAGGAGCTGATGAAGCGCCCGGTCGAGCGTCCCCAGGACAAGCGCTTCGTCAGCCGGCCGCGGCTGGCGGGCGACATCGAGTTCCGCAACGTCAGCTTCGCCTATGGCGAGGACGAGGTGCCGGTGCTGCGCGACGTGTCGTTCTCGATCCGGGCCGGCGAGCGCGTGGGTGTGCTCGGCCGGGTCGGCTCGGGCAAGACCACGCTCGAGAAGCTGATCCTCGGTCTCTACCAGCCGACCGGCGGCGCGGTGCTCGTGGATGGCATCGACCTGCGCCAGCTCGACCCCGCCGAACTGCGCCGCAACATCGGCTACGTGCCACAGGACGTCACCCTGTTCTACGGCTCGCTGCGCGACAACATCGTCATGGGCATGCCGCAGGCCGATGACGACAAGGTGGTGCAGGCAGCGCGCATCGCCGGCATCGCCGAGTTCGTCGATGCGCATCCCCACGGCTACGCGATGCTGGTCGGTGAGCGCGGCGAGTCCTTGTCCGGCGGTCAGCGCCAGGCGGTGGCGATCGCGCGGGCGATGATCAGCGATCCGCCGATCCTGCTGCTCGACGAGCCTACGGCGTCGATGGACCACGCGAGCGAGGAGGCGGTCAAGCAGCAGCTGCGGCGCCACGCGGCGGGCAAGACGGTGATCGTCATCACGCACCGCACGTCCCTGCTCGATCTGGTCGACCGCATCATCGTCGTCGATGCCGGCCGGATCGTCGCCGACGGTCCGAAGGCCCAGGTGGTCGAGGCCCTGCGCCAGGGCCGCATCGGGAGGGCTGCCTGA
- a CDS encoding ATP-binding cassette domain-containing protein, whose protein sequence is MRYRWPGAARDCLAIDQLAIAPGERVFLRGASGSGKTTLLSLVGGVVLPQAGVVEVDGQSLGALSAGARDRFRADHVGFVFQLFNLLPYLSARDNIELACRFSPARQARIAAAGATVAAEAARLAARLDLAHGLLERPAAQLSVGQQQRVAAARALIGRPGLVVADEPTSALDADRQQAFIDLLGEECAAAGAALLFVSHDQRLAAHFDRVLDLGRINRASTAGEGA, encoded by the coding sequence TTGCGCTACCGCTGGCCGGGCGCTGCGCGTGATTGCCTGGCCATCGACCAGCTCGCGATCGCGCCGGGCGAGCGCGTCTTCCTGCGCGGCGCGAGCGGCAGTGGCAAGACCACGCTGCTTTCGCTCGTAGGCGGGGTGGTTCTGCCGCAGGCCGGCGTGGTGGAGGTGGATGGACAATCGCTCGGTGCGCTTTCGGCGGGTGCGCGCGATCGCTTTCGTGCCGACCATGTCGGCTTCGTGTTCCAGCTCTTCAACCTGCTGCCTTACCTCTCTGCGCGCGACAACATCGAGCTCGCCTGCCGCTTCTCGCCCGCGCGCCAGGCGCGCATCGCGGCCGCCGGCGCCACGGTGGCGGCCGAGGCGGCGCGCCTCGCCGCGCGCCTGGATCTTGCCCATGGACTCCTCGAACGGCCGGCGGCGCAACTCTCGGTCGGCCAGCAGCAGCGCGTGGCCGCTGCGCGCGCGCTGATCGGCCGCCCCGGGCTGGTGGTGGCGGACGAGCCCACCTCGGCGCTCGACGCCGACCGCCAGCAGGCCTTCATCGACCTGCTCGGCGAGGAGTGCGCGGCGGCAGGGGCGGCGCTGCTCTTCGTCAGCCACGACCAGCGGCTTGCGGCGCACTTCGATCGCGTGCTCGATCTTGGCCGTATCAACCGTGCGTCGACGGCCGGGGAGGGCGCCTGA
- a CDS encoding DUF2796 domain-containing protein gives MKDLSCPLVRHTIYALSAFAFAQPVLAQHAGGAHEHGVAELSVATEGATLVIEIVSPLDNLVGFEHAPASAAQRRALATAEAQLRDAPGLFRLPAAAGCALAEVRIEGGWMGGAAAAKEQAARPARAHDHDHDKAHEHGAASADEGGHADVMASYRFDCAQPQALDAIDTQLFAVFPRLREVRAARATAGGQGALVLRPGRTVLPL, from the coding sequence ATGAAAGATCTCTCCTGCCCCCTAGTCCGCCACACGATCTACGCCCTGTCCGCATTCGCGTTCGCGCAGCCCGTCCTCGCCCAGCACGCCGGTGGCGCGCATGAGCACGGCGTGGCCGAGCTCAGTGTCGCCACCGAAGGCGCGACGCTGGTGATCGAGATCGTCTCCCCCCTCGATAATCTCGTCGGCTTCGAGCATGCACCGGCCAGCGCCGCGCAGCGCCGGGCGCTCGCCACTGCCGAGGCGCAGCTGCGCGATGCGCCGGGCCTGTTCAGGCTGCCGGCGGCGGCTGGGTGCGCGCTTGCCGAGGTCCGTATCGAGGGGGGCTGGATGGGAGGGGCGGCAGCCGCCAAGGAGCAAGCTGCGCGCCCGGCCAGGGCGCACGACCACGACCACGACAAGGCGCACGAGCACGGCGCGGCCTCCGCCGACGAGGGCGGGCATGCGGACGTGATGGCGAGCTACCGCTTCGATTGCGCGCAGCCGCAGGCCCTCGATGCGATCGACACGCAGCTGTTCGCAGTCTTCCCCCGCCTGCGCGAGGTTCGTGCGGCCAGGGCGACTGCCGGCGGGCAGGGCGCGCTGGTGCTGCGACCGGGCCGCACGGTCCTGCCCTTGTGA
- a CDS encoding DUF3299 domain-containing protein gives MKNWNRAPARARTAAALALVLALAGGVLPAHAQSRAGSSGYQVGDRLAAPAPAGQGAFREISWDDLIPTDWNPEGFLADLKLDDLQDADPRAMEAMQRLREEWDRAPVVERLAGAQVRIPGFVVPLETDGEQIREFLLVPYFGACVHVPPPPANQLIHVIPDKPVPAGWNMLPVWVNGVMAVGRVDSEMGVAGYQLRGVAVEEYREPLPE, from the coding sequence ATGAAGAATTGGAACAGGGCGCCGGCGCGCGCACGCACGGCGGCGGCGCTTGCGCTCGTGCTCGCGTTGGCAGGCGGGGTTCTGCCTGCGCACGCGCAATCGCGTGCGGGCAGCAGCGGCTACCAGGTCGGCGATCGCCTCGCGGCGCCCGCGCCGGCGGGCCAGGGTGCGTTCCGCGAGATCAGCTGGGACGACCTCATCCCCACCGACTGGAACCCCGAGGGCTTTCTGGCCGACCTGAAACTCGACGACCTCCAGGACGCCGACCCGCGCGCGATGGAGGCGATGCAGCGTCTGCGCGAGGAGTGGGACCGTGCCCCGGTGGTCGAGCGCTTGGCCGGCGCGCAAGTGCGCATCCCCGGCTTCGTCGTGCCGCTCGAGACCGATGGCGAGCAGATCCGCGAGTTCCTGCTCGTGCCCTATTTCGGTGCCTGCGTTCATGTGCCGCCGCCGCCGGCGAACCAGCTGATCCACGTGATTCCCGACAAGCCGGTGCCGGCGGGCTGGAACATGCTGCCGGTGTGGGTGAATGGGGTGATGGCGGTGGGCCGGGTGGACTCCGAGATGGGGGTGGCCGGTTACCAGCTGCGCGGGGTGGCGGTGGAGGAGTATCGGGAGCCGCTGCCGGAATGA